From one Prosthecobacter vanneervenii genomic stretch:
- the accD gene encoding acetyl-CoA carboxylase, carboxyltransferase subunit beta gives MGFFKKRNVNDLGEKKRDMPEGLWTKCPSCGESLFEQALAKNLRVCTSCGYHFTIGSDERIASLVDEGSFVEMDKGLDSVNALGFKGYLDKVKAYQNKTGLTEAVVTGRAMIEAQPVLLAIMDFRFLGASMGSVVGEKITRAIEAATAERKPVIVFSASGGARMHEGILSLMQMAKTSGALARHAEAKLPYISVLTHPTTGGVTASFATLGDLILAEPKCMIGFAGPRVVKETTHADLPPGFQTAEFMMQHGLVDMIVERKEMRGTLGKVLRYMGGGK, from the coding sequence ATGGGATTTTTCAAGAAACGCAATGTCAATGATCTGGGTGAGAAGAAGCGCGATATGCCGGAGGGGCTGTGGACGAAGTGTCCGTCGTGCGGGGAGAGCCTGTTTGAGCAGGCGCTGGCGAAGAATCTGAGGGTGTGCACGAGCTGCGGCTACCATTTTACGATTGGGTCTGACGAGAGGATCGCGAGCCTGGTGGATGAGGGGAGCTTTGTGGAGATGGACAAGGGCCTGGACTCTGTGAATGCGCTGGGCTTTAAGGGCTACCTGGACAAGGTGAAGGCGTATCAGAATAAGACGGGTCTGACGGAGGCGGTGGTGACGGGCAGGGCGATGATCGAGGCGCAGCCGGTGCTGCTGGCGATCATGGATTTCCGGTTTCTGGGTGCGAGCATGGGGAGCGTGGTGGGGGAGAAGATCACGCGTGCGATCGAGGCGGCGACGGCGGAGCGGAAGCCGGTGATCGTGTTTTCGGCGTCGGGTGGTGCGCGCATGCATGAGGGGATTTTGAGCCTGATGCAGATGGCGAAGACGAGCGGTGCGCTGGCGCGGCATGCGGAGGCGAAGCTGCCGTATATCTCGGTGCTGACGCATCCGACGACGGGCGGGGTGACGGCGAGCTTTGCGACGCTGGGGGATCTGATTTTGGCGGAACCGAAGTGCATGATCGGTTTTGCGGGTCCGCGTGTGGTGAAGGAGACGACGCATGCGGATCTGCCGCCGGGGTTTCAGACGGCGGAGTTTATGATGCAGCACGGTCTGGTGGATATGATCGTGGAGCGGAAGGAGATGCGGGGGACGCTGGGGAAGGTGCTGCGGTATATGGGGGGCGGGAAGTAG
- a CDS encoding double zinc ribbon domain-containing protein: protein MQRLLRPGWEAVVDLVFPRLCCVCQGPVGEGWFCEGCEDALPWVEEPYCGVCGEVYEGAVEGEFRCMNCSGRRLEFDFAVAACRAEGAVREMVHRFKYERRLHLRGALACLLMRTLEERRLAGEDLGEWLLVPVPLHASREADREYNQSWELCVRLSEMTGIRAVRALVRTRETVQQAGLDREERLRNLRGAFELRRGRGGCGDGGLRGRRVLLVDDVFTTGATASECARVLRREGEAEKVVVITVTRG from the coding sequence GTGCAGCGGTTGCTGAGGCCGGGGTGGGAGGCGGTGGTGGATTTGGTGTTTCCGAGGCTGTGCTGTGTGTGCCAGGGGCCGGTGGGGGAGGGGTGGTTTTGTGAGGGGTGTGAGGATGCTCTGCCGTGGGTGGAGGAGCCGTATTGTGGGGTGTGCGGGGAGGTGTATGAGGGGGCGGTGGAGGGGGAGTTTCGCTGCATGAACTGCAGCGGGCGGAGGCTGGAATTTGACTTTGCGGTGGCGGCGTGCCGGGCGGAGGGGGCGGTGCGGGAGATGGTGCACCGGTTTAAGTATGAGCGGCGGCTGCATCTGCGGGGTGCGCTGGCGTGTCTGCTGATGCGGACGCTGGAGGAGCGGAGGCTGGCGGGGGAGGACCTGGGGGAGTGGCTGCTGGTGCCGGTGCCGCTGCATGCGAGCCGGGAGGCGGACCGGGAGTATAACCAGAGCTGGGAGCTGTGTGTGCGGCTGTCTGAGATGACGGGGATCCGGGCGGTGAGGGCGCTGGTGCGGACGCGGGAGACGGTGCAGCAGGCGGGGCTGGACCGGGAGGAGCGGCTGCGAAATCTGCGAGGGGCGTTTGAGCTGAGGCGGGGACGTGGCGGGTGCGGGGACGGGGGGCTGAGGGGGAGGCGGGTGCTGCTGGTGGATGATGTTTTTACGACGGGGGCGACGGCGAGTGAGTGTGCGCGGGTGCTGCGGCGGGAGGGGGAGGCTGAAAAAGTGGTGGTCATTACGGTAACCCGGGGCTAG
- a CDS encoding DEAD/DEAH box helicase, producing MPSSPLQKILAKYRATSQTEREKGTYFEELIRTYFRFEASYADLYSDVWLFADWAKEIGTPEFGISAKDTGIDLVARTRGTEEYHAIQCKCYAPDYRVMKGDIDSFFTASGKKCFAQRIIVATTNDWSDNAENALSSQQPPVYKIDLHDLEVSQIDWAKYQPSKPPALKPKKQLRPHQITATTKVGLGFKSSDRGKLIMACGTGKTFTSLKIAEEIAGKNKVVLFLVPSLNLLSQSLTEWTQESAIPLHSFAVCSDAEVGKKREQIDEDIVETFAHELRYPATTDAKRLAFEVLKRHDAQHMSVIFSTYHSLDVLSRAQNKFGLPQIDLVICDEAHRTTGATFDTDDKESNFVRVHDNDFLKAARRLYMTATPRIYADSAKAQAEKENIAICSMDDEALYGKQFHVITFSEAVELKLLTDYKVLVLTISEDHVSSRLQNLLKDENNQLKVDDAARIIGCWKALSKQGLSQDLNFDPSPMKRAVAFCQVIERQKGAKTHKVSSKQIASMFKAVVDAYQEKEDSDNDLLCEAEHVDGTMNAAEKEEKLSWLKAEPPPNTCRILSNVRCLSEGVDVPALDAVLFLTPRNSQVDVVQSVGRVMRTAPGKQLGYVILPVVIPSGMEPHEALNDNKVYKVVWDVLQALRSHDDRFDAFVNKLDLIGKDPRKMEVIAITDKINKKSKKAPSDPGKDAKGGSTIGQPGTGGGDGMVQGTLKFEVGELERALNAKLVKKCGNRNHWEDWANDIAKIAQTHISRISGIVLKNDPNHKDPKTEAPKIVNVDSKEGKAFQAFAHELRDDLNDSITDTEVIEMLAQHLITKPVFDALFKDYSFAKNNPVSQAMQGVLDVLQEHRLEKEADTLEKFYASVANRAEGIDNAEGKQKIVVELYDKFFRNAFPKMTERLGIVYTPVEVVDFIIHSINDLLQSEFGQTLGSKGVHIIDPFTGTGTFITRLLQSGLIKPEELPWKYKHEIHANEIVLLAYYIAAINIEAVYHSLLKDNGTKYQPFEGICLTDTFRMGEEDLVSELMAGNSERRKRQQKLEVRVIMGNPPYSVGQTSENDNAANIEYPALDERIRSTYADKSSATLQKGLYDSYIRAIRWASDRVGRSGIIGFVTNGNFLEVATNDGLRRCLAEEFSRIYVFHLRGNARTTGEQRRKEKDNVFGQASRAPIAISLLVKNPAAYQHGKIYFHDIGDYLGTEEKLQKIAEFASVTGITNSNEWRPITPDAHGDWLKQRDESFSRFVVLGDKKGEGIKIFNNFSLGVVTNRDSWCYNASKSQLEANVNRIIDFYNGEVDRFNRAYPGATGKARAEAVDGFVNTDRTKISWTRSLKAELVKDHQFGFEKSCLTRGLYRPFTKQWLYFNRRFNEMVYQMPRIFPNDATQNLVIGINGKGSRNGFTSLISDRIVDLNSLEAGAQCFPLYFYEKTNDDGDDGSLFAKTGGKDTDSYTRRDGISDAGLAHFQAAYPAKGEGGTITKEDLFYYIYGLLHSPDYRSRYADNLGKELPRIPAVKTFADFRAFSKAGRDLAHWHLNYETVAPYAGATLDTGKVPFKSLKPEDYRVVKMKFAKTRDPETNKSINDKTTVFYNDRITIRDIPLEAYDYVVNGKTALEWVMERQAVSVDDGKGGSGIMNDANLWATETMGNAKYPLELFLRVITVSLETMKIVNSLPKLENK from the coding sequence ATGCCCAGCAGCCCCCTGCAAAAAATCCTTGCCAAATACCGCGCCACATCCCAGACCGAGCGGGAAAAAGGCACCTACTTCGAGGAGCTCATCCGCACCTACTTCCGCTTCGAGGCCAGCTACGCCGACCTCTATTCAGATGTCTGGCTCTTCGCCGACTGGGCAAAAGAAATCGGCACTCCAGAGTTCGGCATCAGTGCCAAAGACACTGGCATCGACCTCGTAGCCCGCACTCGTGGCACGGAGGAATACCACGCCATTCAGTGCAAATGCTACGCCCCCGACTACCGGGTGATGAAAGGCGACATCGACAGCTTCTTCACCGCATCTGGCAAGAAGTGCTTTGCCCAGCGCATCATCGTCGCCACCACCAACGACTGGAGCGACAACGCGGAAAACGCCCTCAGCAGCCAGCAGCCCCCCGTTTACAAGATCGATCTTCACGATTTGGAAGTCAGCCAGATCGACTGGGCCAAATACCAGCCCAGCAAGCCTCCCGCGCTCAAGCCCAAAAAGCAGCTCCGCCCCCACCAGATCACCGCCACGACAAAAGTGGGCCTTGGCTTCAAGTCTTCCGATCGTGGCAAGCTCATCATGGCCTGCGGCACCGGCAAGACCTTCACCTCGCTCAAGATCGCCGAGGAGATCGCCGGAAAAAACAAAGTCGTCCTCTTCCTCGTTCCCTCGCTCAATCTGCTTTCCCAGTCCCTCACCGAATGGACACAGGAAAGCGCCATTCCGCTCCACAGTTTCGCCGTCTGCTCGGATGCCGAAGTGGGCAAAAAGCGCGAGCAGATAGACGAAGACATCGTCGAAACCTTCGCCCACGAGCTGCGCTATCCCGCCACCACAGATGCCAAGCGCCTCGCCTTTGAAGTCTTGAAGCGGCACGACGCCCAGCACATGAGCGTCATCTTTTCCACCTACCACTCGCTGGATGTCCTCAGCCGTGCGCAGAATAAGTTCGGCCTGCCGCAGATCGATCTCGTCATCTGCGACGAGGCCCACCGCACCACCGGAGCCACCTTCGACACCGACGACAAGGAGAGCAATTTCGTCCGCGTCCATGACAACGACTTCCTGAAAGCCGCCAGGCGCCTCTACATGACCGCCACCCCGCGCATCTACGCGGACAGCGCCAAGGCCCAGGCCGAGAAGGAAAACATCGCCATCTGCTCCATGGATGACGAAGCCCTCTACGGGAAGCAGTTCCACGTCATCACCTTCTCCGAGGCAGTGGAGCTCAAACTCCTCACCGACTACAAAGTCCTCGTCCTCACCATCAGCGAGGACCACGTCAGCTCCCGCCTGCAAAACCTCCTCAAGGACGAAAATAACCAGCTCAAGGTGGACGACGCCGCCCGCATCATCGGCTGCTGGAAGGCCCTCAGCAAACAAGGCCTTTCTCAAGACCTCAACTTCGACCCCAGCCCCATGAAGCGCGCCGTTGCCTTCTGCCAGGTCATTGAGCGGCAAAAGGGCGCCAAGACTCACAAGGTCAGCTCCAAGCAGATCGCCTCCATGTTCAAGGCCGTCGTGGATGCCTATCAGGAAAAAGAAGACAGCGACAACGATCTCCTCTGCGAGGCCGAGCACGTGGACGGCACCATGAACGCCGCCGAAAAGGAGGAAAAGCTTTCCTGGCTCAAGGCCGAGCCACCGCCAAACACCTGCCGCATCCTCAGCAACGTCCGCTGCCTCAGCGAAGGCGTGGACGTGCCCGCGCTGGATGCTGTGCTCTTCCTCACCCCGCGCAATTCCCAGGTCGATGTCGTCCAGTCCGTCGGCCGCGTCATGCGCACCGCCCCCGGTAAGCAGCTCGGTTACGTCATCCTCCCCGTCGTCATCCCCTCCGGCATGGAGCCGCACGAGGCCCTGAATGACAACAAGGTCTATAAAGTCGTCTGGGATGTCTTGCAGGCGCTCCGCTCCCACGACGACCGCTTCGATGCCTTCGTCAACAAGCTCGACCTCATCGGCAAGGATCCGCGCAAGATGGAAGTCATCGCCATCACCGACAAGATCAACAAGAAGAGCAAGAAGGCTCCTTCCGATCCCGGCAAGGATGCCAAAGGCGGCAGCACCATCGGCCAGCCCGGCACAGGCGGCGGCGATGGCATGGTGCAAGGCACCCTCAAGTTCGAAGTCGGCGAACTCGAACGCGCCCTGAATGCTAAGCTTGTCAAAAAATGCGGCAACCGCAACCACTGGGAAGACTGGGCCAATGACATCGCCAAAATTGCCCAAACCCACATCTCCCGGATCAGCGGAATTGTCTTGAAGAATGATCCCAATCACAAAGACCCGAAAACCGAGGCTCCAAAGATTGTGAATGTGGATAGCAAAGAAGGCAAGGCCTTCCAAGCCTTCGCCCACGAACTGCGGGACGACCTCAACGACAGCATCACCGACACCGAAGTCATCGAGATGCTCGCCCAGCATCTCATCACCAAGCCCGTCTTTGATGCCCTGTTTAAAGACTACTCCTTTGCCAAAAACAACCCCGTCTCCCAAGCCATGCAGGGCGTGCTGGACGTGCTGCAGGAGCACCGCCTGGAAAAAGAGGCAGACACCCTAGAGAAATTCTACGCCAGCGTCGCGAACCGCGCCGAGGGCATTGATAACGCCGAGGGAAAGCAGAAGATCGTCGTCGAACTTTACGACAAGTTCTTCCGCAACGCCTTCCCCAAGATGACCGAGCGCCTCGGCATCGTCTATACTCCCGTGGAAGTCGTGGACTTCATCATCCACAGCATCAACGATCTCCTTCAGTCCGAGTTCGGCCAGACCCTCGGCAGCAAGGGTGTCCACATCATTGATCCATTCACCGGCACAGGCACCTTCATCACCCGCCTGCTCCAGAGCGGCCTCATCAAGCCCGAGGAACTCCCATGGAAATACAAGCACGAGATCCACGCCAACGAGATCGTCCTGCTTGCCTATTACATCGCCGCCATCAACATCGAGGCGGTCTATCACAGCCTGCTCAAGGACAATGGCACGAAGTATCAGCCCTTTGAAGGCATCTGTCTCACCGACACCTTCCGCATGGGTGAGGAAGACCTCGTTAGTGAATTGATGGCTGGGAACTCTGAGCGTCGCAAGCGTCAGCAGAAACTCGAAGTGCGAGTCATCATGGGCAACCCTCCGTATTCGGTCGGACAGACGAGCGAAAACGACAACGCCGCGAACATTGAATATCCCGCATTAGACGAGCGAATTCGCAGCACTTATGCCGACAAGTCATCTGCAACTCTTCAAAAAGGCCTCTATGACTCTTATATCCGCGCTATTCGTTGGGCCAGTGACCGTGTGGGGCGCAGTGGCATAATTGGCTTTGTAACAAATGGCAATTTCCTTGAAGTGGCGACGAATGACGGATTGAGAAGATGTTTAGCTGAGGAGTTCTCACGAATTTATGTATTTCATCTCCGTGGCAACGCCCGAACCACAGGCGAGCAACGCCGAAAAGAGAAAGATAATGTATTTGGGCAAGCAAGCCGAGCGCCAATTGCCATATCGCTTCTGGTGAAAAACCCCGCAGCCTATCAGCATGGAAAGATTTATTTTCACGACATCGGCGATTACCTGGGCACCGAAGAGAAGCTGCAAAAGATAGCGGAATTCGCCAGTGTAACTGGAATCACCAATTCAAATGAATGGAGGCCAATCACCCCTGATGCGCATGGTGACTGGCTTAAACAGCGCGACGAAAGTTTCAGCCGTTTTGTAGTGCTCGGTGACAAGAAGGGGGAAGGGATAAAGATCTTCAACAACTTCTCCCTCGGAGTCGTAACGAATCGTGATTCGTGGTGCTACAATGCCTCAAAAAGCCAATTGGAAGCCAACGTCAATCGTATTATCGACTTCTATAACGGTGAGGTTGACCGATTCAACAGAGCTTATCCTGGCGCGACCGGCAAAGCTCGTGCCGAGGCAGTGGATGGTTTCGTAAACACCGATAGAACTAAAATAAGTTGGACGCGCTCACTGAAAGCTGAACTCGTTAAAGACCATCAGTTCGGTTTCGAGAAAAGCTGCCTTACTCGTGGCCTTTATAGACCTTTCACGAAGCAGTGGTTGTATTTCAACCGTCGCTTCAACGAGATGGTTTACCAGATGCCGCGCATCTTTCCGAACGACGCGACGCAAAACCTTGTTATTGGCATCAATGGAAAAGGGAGTCGTAACGGATTCACCTCGCTCATTTCAGATCGCATAGTTGATCTCAATTCGCTAGAAGCTGGTGCGCAGTGCTTTCCTCTCTACTTCTACGAGAAGACAAATGACGACGGGGACGATGGCAGCTTGTTTGCCAAGACCGGTGGGAAGGACACCGACAGCTACACCCGGCGCGACGGCATCAGCGACGCGGGCCTGGCGCATTTCCAGGCGGCCTATCCCGCGAAGGGCGAGGGCGGCACGATCACCAAAGAAGACCTCTTCTACTACATCTACGGCCTGCTGCACTCCCCCGACTACCGCAGCCGCTACGCCGACAACCTCGGCAAGGAACTCCCGCGCATCCCCGCCGTGAAGACCTTCGCCGACTTCCGCGCCTTCTCCAAGGCAGGCCGCGACCTCGCCCACTGGCATCTCAACTACGAAACCGTGGCCCCCTACGCCGGTGCCACGCTCGACACCGGCAAAGTCCCGTTCAAGTCCCTGAAACCCGAGGACTACCGCGTAGTGAAAATGAAGTTCGCCAAGACCCGCGACCCCGAAACCAACAAGAGCATCAACGACAAGACCACCGTCTTTTACAACGACCGCATCACCATCCGGGACATTCCCCTGGAAGCCTACGACTACGTCGTCAACGGCAAGACCGCCCTCGAATGGGTCATGGAACGCCAAGCCGTCTCTGTAGATGATGGAAAAGGCGGTAGCGGCATCATGAATGACGCCAATCTCTGGGCCACAGAAACGATGGGGAATGCCAAGTATCCGCTAGAGCTTTTTCTGCGCGTGATCACCGTAAGCCTAGAGACGATGAAGATCGTGAACAGCCTGCCAAAGCTGGAGAACAAGTGA
- the purT gene encoding formate-dependent phosphoribosylglycinamide formyltransferase, translating to MSRIGTPLSSSATKVMLLGSGELGKEVVIELQRLGCEVIAVDRYANAPAMQVAHRSHIISMLDGQALRRLVELEKPDCIVPEIEAIATDTLLELEAEGFRIVPTARATKLTMNREGIRRLAAEELHLKTSPYIFASTEEEFRAAIAKIGMPCVIKPIMSSSGKGQSVVKTEADIPHSWQYAQEGGRAGKGKVIVEGFVDFDYEITMLTVRHVGGTSFCAPVGHTQIKGDYRESWQPHPMSHKALAAAEHMAGAITEALGGRGLFGVEMFVKGDDVIFSEVSPRPHDTGLVTLISQDLSEFALHVRAILGLPIPNIRQHGPSASCAVLVEGESSNVQFGALDHVLAESDTQLRLFGKPTVSGQRRMAVTLARAETINEARAKAHRAAQAMEIRL from the coding sequence ATGTCCCGCATCGGCACCCCCCTCTCCTCCTCCGCCACCAAAGTCATGCTCCTCGGCTCCGGCGAGCTCGGCAAGGAAGTCGTCATCGAGCTCCAGCGCCTCGGCTGCGAAGTCATCGCCGTCGATCGCTACGCCAACGCCCCCGCCATGCAGGTCGCCCACCGCAGCCACATCATCTCCATGCTCGATGGCCAGGCCCTCCGCCGCCTCGTCGAACTCGAAAAGCCCGACTGCATCGTCCCCGAGATCGAAGCCATCGCCACAGACACCCTCCTCGAGCTCGAAGCCGAAGGCTTCCGCATCGTCCCCACCGCCCGAGCCACCAAGCTCACCATGAACCGCGAAGGCATCCGCCGCCTCGCCGCCGAAGAGCTCCACCTCAAAACCTCCCCCTACATCTTCGCCTCCACCGAAGAAGAATTCCGCGCCGCCATCGCCAAAATCGGCATGCCCTGCGTCATCAAGCCCATCATGAGCAGCTCCGGCAAAGGCCAGAGCGTCGTCAAAACCGAAGCCGACATCCCCCACTCCTGGCAGTACGCCCAGGAAGGCGGCCGCGCCGGCAAAGGCAAAGTCATCGTCGAAGGCTTCGTCGACTTCGACTACGAGATCACCATGCTCACCGTCCGCCATGTCGGCGGCACCTCCTTCTGCGCCCCCGTCGGCCACACCCAGATCAAAGGCGACTACCGCGAATCCTGGCAGCCCCACCCCATGTCCCACAAAGCCCTCGCCGCCGCCGAGCACATGGCCGGCGCCATCACCGAAGCCCTCGGCGGCCGCGGCCTCTTCGGCGTCGAAATGTTCGTCAAAGGAGACGACGTCATCTTCAGCGAAGTCTCCCCCCGCCCCCACGACACCGGCCTCGTCACCCTCATCTCCCAGGACCTCTCCGAATTCGCCCTCCACGTCCGCGCCATTCTCGGCCTCCCCATCCCCAACATCCGCCAGCACGGCCCCAGCGCCAGCTGCGCCGTTTTGGTCGAAGGCGAGTCCTCCAACGTCCAGTTCGGCGCCCTCGACCACGTACTTGCCGAATCCGACACACAATTGCGCCTTTTCGGCAAGCCCACCGTCAGCGGCCAGCGCCGCATGGCCGTCACCCTCGCCCGCGCCGAAACCATCAACGAAGCCCGCGCCAAAGCCCACCGCGCCGCCCAGGCCATGGAAATCCGCCTCTAA